The following are encoded together in the Falsiruegeria litorea R37 genome:
- a CDS encoding MAPEG family protein, with amino-acid sequence MEGFAEYSHAIASLVLFTLVVLALSPFSALAKAGKGLAPGATPEQDYADKAYRLNRAYLNGTETLPAFVTVTVAAMLAGASPFWVNLLASVVLVSRLMMLVVHLRGIGQANNGPRSVFYVLGWACLVALGIMALVAVF; translated from the coding sequence ATGGAAGGTTTTGCAGAATATTCCCACGCGATTGCGTCGTTGGTGCTGTTCACGCTGGTCGTGCTGGCGCTCTCGCCGTTTTCGGCGCTTGCCAAGGCGGGCAAGGGGCTGGCACCAGGTGCCACGCCCGAGCAGGACTATGCGGACAAGGCCTATCGTCTGAACCGGGCATATCTGAATGGCACCGAAACCCTGCCTGCGTTTGTCACCGTGACCGTCGCGGCGATGCTGGCAGGGGCAAGCCCGTTCTGGGTCAACCTTTTGGCATCGGTTGTTTTGGTCTCGCGCCTGATGATGTTGGTGGTCCATCTGCGCGGAATTGGGCAGGCGAATAATGGCCCGCGTTCGGTTTTCTACGTGTTGGGGTGGGCTTGCCTGGTGGCCCTTGGGATCATGGCATTGGTGGCAGTGTTTTGA
- a CDS encoding NADH-quinone oxidoreductase subunit J, whose amino-acid sequence MSVFAFYLFAISAITGGLFTVISRQPVHSVLWLILSFISSAGLFVLLGAEFVAMLLIIVYVGAVAVLFLFVVMMLDVDFAELKAEMARYMPLALLIGLVILMQFVMAFGAWESAPGAAGHLAQPVPADRHNTEALGVILYDQYFLLFQLAGLILLVAMIGAIVLTLRHRTDIKRQDIVAQMMRDPATAMELKDVKPGQGL is encoded by the coding sequence ATGAGTGTATTTGCCTTTTACCTATTCGCGATCAGCGCGATCACCGGGGGGCTGTTCACCGTGATCAGCCGCCAGCCGGTGCATTCGGTGCTGTGGTTGATCTTGTCGTTCATCTCGTCGGCGGGGCTGTTTGTTCTGCTGGGGGCAGAGTTTGTCGCCATGCTGCTGATCATCGTCTACGTCGGCGCGGTCGCGGTTCTGTTCCTGTTTGTGGTGATGATGCTGGACGTGGACTTTGCTGAGCTGAAGGCCGAGATGGCGCGCTATATGCCGCTGGCCTTGCTGATCGGCCTGGTCATCCTGATGCAGTTTGTCATGGCGTTTGGCGCATGGGAAAGTGCTCCGGGTGCTGCAGGTCATCTGGCACAGCCGGTGCCTGCTGATCGTCACAACACCGAGGCGCTCGGCGTCATTCTTTACGACCAATATTTCCTTCTGTTCCAGCTGGCAGGTCTGATCCTGCTGGTCGCCATGATCGGTGCCATCGTGTTGACCCTGCGCCATCGGACCGACATCAAGCGTCAGGACATCGTCGCCCAGATGATGCGCGACCCGGCCACCGCGATGGAGCTGAAGGACGTCAAACCGGGGCAGGGGCTGTAA
- the nuoK gene encoding NADH-quinone oxidoreductase subunit NuoK, which yields MIGLEHYLTVAATLFVIGIFGLFLNRKNVIILLMSIELMLLAVNINLVAFSSFLGDLVGQVFTLFVLTVAAAEAAIGLAILVCFFRNRGTIAVEDINVMKG from the coding sequence ATGATCGGACTTGAACATTATCTGACCGTCGCGGCGACGCTGTTCGTCATCGGCATCTTTGGTCTGTTCCTGAACCGCAAGAACGTGATCATTCTGCTGATGAGCATCGAGTTGATGCTGCTCGCGGTGAACATCAACCTTGTGGCGTTCTCCAGTTTTCTTGGTGATCTGGTCGGTCAGGTCTTCACCCTCTTCGTACTGACCGTTGCTGCAGCTGAGGCCGCGATTGGTCTGGCCATTCTGGTCTGCTTCTTCCGCAACCGCGGCACCATCGCCGTCGAAGACATCAACGTGATGAAGGGTTAA
- a CDS encoding DUF5333 domain-containing protein, giving the protein MSVIKYAVFATLVALPVTIPAAAQAKPPLREVSEIDNELYYIAIANEIAEVCDGISGRRMKAIGVMWGLRSKANKLGYSDDEIRAYVESDTEKDRMRAKGESYLAANGAKYGQPETFCALGRAEINKNSAIGVYLRAK; this is encoded by the coding sequence ATGTCCGTTATCAAGTATGCCGTTTTTGCGACCCTGGTTGCTCTGCCTGTCACGATCCCCGCTGCGGCCCAGGCCAAGCCGCCTCTGCGCGAGGTGAGCGAGATCGACAACGAGCTCTACTACATCGCCATCGCCAACGAGATCGCCGAGGTTTGCGATGGCATCAGTGGCCGTCGGATGAAGGCGATCGGTGTCATGTGGGGGCTGCGGTCCAAGGCCAATAAACTGGGCTATTCGGATGATGAAATCCGGGCCTATGTGGAATCCGACACCGAAAAGGACCGTATGCGCGCCAAGGGCGAGAGCTATCTGGCCGCCAACGGTGCGAAATACGGACAACCCGAAACCTTCTGTGCGCTTGGCCGCGCAGAGATCAATAAAAACAGCGCGATCGGCGTGTATTTGAGGGCGAAATAG
- a CDS encoding DUF3291 domain-containing protein: MKQPDGYHLAELNVGRLLAPTDDPRVAEFMANLDRVNGLGKRMPGFVWMMEGSGEPGTGNTENSIGDDPQFVANLTVWKDAPSLEKFVWGTIHKQFYERRQEWFEVLGAMHFVMWWMPEGHEPTLDEATERLEHLRAHGATEHAFDWSALSDANMWKTHGCTHVAAE; encoded by the coding sequence TTGAAACAACCTGACGGATATCACCTGGCCGAGCTGAACGTCGGCCGCCTTTTGGCACCGACGGATGATCCGCGTGTGGCCGAGTTCATGGCAAACCTGGACCGTGTGAACGGTCTGGGCAAACGCATGCCCGGTTTTGTCTGGATGATGGAAGGCTCGGGCGAGCCCGGTACCGGAAACACCGAAAACAGCATCGGCGACGACCCGCAATTTGTGGCCAACCTGACGGTTTGGAAGGATGCGCCGAGCCTGGAAAAATTCGTCTGGGGCACGATCCACAAGCAATTCTATGAGCGCCGCCAGGAATGGTTCGAGGTTCTGGGCGCTATGCATTTCGTCATGTGGTGGATGCCCGAGGGGCATGAGCCGACGTTGGACGAAGCGACAGAGCGGCTCGAGCACCTGCGCGCGCATGGTGCAACCGAGCATGCCTTTGACTGGTCCGCCTTGAGCGACGCCAACATGTGGAAAACCCACGGCTGCACCCATGTGGCGGCGGAGTAA
- a CDS encoding carboxymuconolactone decarboxylase family protein, producing MTDPKNPFEMMMKQAQDMAKAMNPALENFSPTDAFKGFEAMWPTMPKEVMEMMFGNTVNKDGLDAKTRLLLTLAGLTCQGAQADSAVRQTVRHAVEAGAKKQEIVETIGQMSVFAGIPAMTRALELAQEVMGEEGDSET from the coding sequence ATGACCGACCCGAAAAACCCGTTTGAGATGATGATGAAGCAGGCGCAGGACATGGCCAAGGCCATGAACCCCGCGCTTGAGAACTTCTCGCCCACCGACGCCTTCAAAGGGTTCGAGGCCATGTGGCCGACCATGCCCAAAGAGGTCATGGAGATGATGTTTGGCAACACCGTCAACAAGGACGGGCTGGATGCCAAGACACGCCTTTTGCTGACACTGGCGGGGCTGACGTGTCAGGGCGCGCAGGCGGATTCAGCTGTGCGTCAGACGGTGCGCCATGCGGTCGAGGCGGGCGCCAAGAAACAAGAGATCGTTGAAACGATCGGACAGATGTCGGTGTTTGCCGGCATTCCGGCCATGACCCGCGCGCTGGAGCTGGCGCAAGAGGTCATGGGCGAAGAAGGGGACAGCGAAACATGA
- the nuoL gene encoding NADH-quinone oxidoreductase subunit L, producing the protein METTILFAPLVGAILCGFGWRFLGEKAAMWTATGLLFLSCLLSWIVFFTFDGVTQQIEILRWIESGALSTDWAIRLDRMTAIMLIVVTTVSALVHLYSFGYMDHDPQWREGESYKPRFFAYLSFFTFAMLMLVTADNLVQMFFGWEGVGVASYLLIGFYYRKPTANAAAMKAFIVNRVGDFGFALGIFALFFLVDSINFDDIFAAAPTLAETQLTFLWGEWSAIEVVCVLLFIGAMGKSAQLILHTWLPDAMEGPTPVSALIHAATMVTAGVFLVCRMSPLMEFAPGATGFITVLGATTAFFAATVGLVQTDIKRVIAYSTCSQLGYMFVAAGVGMYSAAMFHLFTHAFFKALLFLGAGSVIHAMHHEQDMMNYGNLRKKIPYTFAAMMIGTLAITGVGIPLTTFGFAGFLSKDAIIESAYAGGSSYGFWLLVVAAAMTSFYSWRLILLTFYGEERGDKHTHEHAHESPMTMLVPLGVLSAGAVFAGMIWYGQFFGHTDQVAKFYGIPVAEAAADGHGTSHGASGSDTVSSDGHGDDAGHANDGHGAASSGEHHYVFAGEPGEGALYMAPDNTVLDDAHAAPKWVKVSPFIAMILGLLTALWFYVWNPAMPGRMVENFTPLYRFLKNKWYFDELYDVVFVKPALAIGRFLWKRGDGNTIDGFLNGIAMGVVPFFTRLAGKAQSGYIFTYAFWMVLGLAALVTWMSIGGGAH; encoded by the coding sequence ATGGAAACCACTATCCTCTTTGCCCCTCTGGTCGGCGCGATCCTGTGCGGGTTCGGCTGGAGATTTCTGGGCGAAAAAGCCGCCATGTGGACTGCCACGGGCCTGCTGTTCCTAAGCTGCCTGCTCAGCTGGATCGTCTTCTTCACCTTTGACGGTGTCACCCAGCAGATCGAGATCCTGCGCTGGATCGAAAGTGGCGCGCTCAGCACCGACTGGGCGATCCGTCTGGATCGGATGACGGCAATCATGCTGATCGTCGTCACCACCGTTTCAGCGCTCGTGCACCTTTATTCCTTTGGCTACATGGATCACGATCCGCAGTGGCGCGAAGGTGAGAGCTATAAGCCGCGCTTCTTTGCCTACCTGTCGTTCTTTACCTTTGCCATGCTGATGCTGGTGACGGCCGACAACCTGGTGCAGATGTTCTTTGGCTGGGAAGGCGTGGGCGTCGCATCCTACCTGCTGATCGGCTTCTACTATCGCAAACCCACGGCCAATGCGGCCGCGATGAAAGCGTTCATCGTCAATCGCGTGGGCGACTTTGGCTTTGCGCTTGGCATCTTTGCGCTGTTCTTCTTGGTCGACAGCATCAACTTTGACGACATCTTTGCCGCCGCGCCCACATTGGCTGAAACGCAGCTGACGTTCCTGTGGGGTGAGTGGTCGGCGATCGAGGTTGTCTGTGTGCTGCTCTTCATTGGCGCCATGGGTAAGTCGGCGCAGCTGATCCTGCACACCTGGTTGCCCGACGCGATGGAGGGCCCGACACCTGTGTCGGCGCTGATCCACGCCGCAACCATGGTGACCGCCGGTGTCTTCCTGGTGTGCCGCATGTCGCCGCTGATGGAATTCGCACCGGGTGCAACCGGGTTCATCACCGTGCTTGGTGCAACAACCGCGTTCTTTGCGGCCACCGTGGGTCTGGTTCAAACCGACATCAAACGCGTGATCGCTTATTCCACGTGTTCTCAGCTGGGTTACATGTTTGTGGCCGCTGGTGTTGGCATGTATTCGGCGGCGATGTTCCATCTGTTCACGCACGCCTTCTTCAAAGCACTGTTGTTCCTTGGGGCCGGTTCGGTCATCCACGCGATGCACCACGAGCAGGACATGATGAACTATGGCAACCTGCGCAAGAAGATCCCCTATACCTTTGCGGCGATGATGATCGGGACTCTGGCGATCACCGGGGTTGGCATTCCGTTGACCACCTTTGGTTTCGCAGGCTTCCTGTCCAAGGATGCTATCATCGAAAGCGCCTATGCGGGCGGGTCGTCTTATGGCTTTTGGTTGCTGGTTGTCGCGGCAGCAATGACGTCCTTCTACAGCTGGCGTTTGATCTTGCTGACTTTTTATGGCGAGGAACGCGGCGACAAACATACGCATGAACACGCGCACGAAAGCCCGATGACCATGCTGGTGCCGCTTGGGGTTCTGTCCGCTGGTGCGGTGTTTGCCGGCATGATCTGGTATGGGCAGTTTTTTGGTCACACCGATCAGGTTGCCAAGTTCTATGGCATTCCGGTGGCCGAGGCTGCAGCAGATGGTCATGGCACATCGCACGGCGCGTCCGGCTCGGACACTGTATCGTCGGACGGTCACGGTGACGACGCGGGCCACGCAAATGACGGACATGGCGCCGCATCTTCGGGCGAGCATCACTATGTCTTTGCTGGTGAGCCGGGTGAGGGCGCGCTTTACATGGCGCCGGACAACACCGTGCTGGATGACGCGCATGCCGCACCGAAATGGGTCAAGGTCTCGCCCTTCATCGCGATGATCCTGGGCCTGCTGACGGCGCTGTGGTTCTATGTCTGGAACCCGGCGATGCCCGGCCGCATGGTCGAAAACTTCACCCCGCTCTACAGGTTCCTCAAGAACAAGTGGTACTTTGACGAGCTCTATGACGTGGTTTTTGTCAAACCCGCCCTGGCGATTGGCCGGTTCCTGTGGAAACGCGGTGACGGCAACACCATCGACGGCTTCCTGAACGGGATTGCCATGGGCGTTGTTCCCTTCTTCACCCGCCTCGCAGGCAAGGCGCAGTCGGGCTATATCTTTACCTATGCCTTCTGGATGGTTTTGGGGCTAGCCGCCCTGGTCACCTGGATGTCGATCGGCGGAGGCGCACACTAA
- the nuoF gene encoding NADH-quinone oxidoreductase subunit NuoF: MLKDQDRIFTNLYGMHDRTLKGAQMRGHWDGTAGIIQKGRDWIVQQMKDSGLRGRGGAGFPTGLKWSFMPKESDGRPAYLVVNADESEPGTCKDREIMRHDPHTLIEGCLIASFAMNAHACYIYIRGEYIREREALQAAIDEAYDAGLLGKNAAGSGWDFDLFLHHGAGAYICGEETALIESLEGKKGMPRMKPPFPAGAGLYGCPTTVNNVESIAVVPTILRRGADWFSSFGRPNNAGTKLFGISGHVNNPCVVEEAMSISFEELIDKHCGGIRGGWDNLKAVIPGGSSVPCVTGENMRDAIMDFDALKEKGSSLGTAAVIVMDKQTDIIKAIWRLSKFYKHESCGQCTPCREGTGWMMRVMDRLVKGEAEVEEIDMLLSVTKQVEGHTICALGDAAAWPIQGLIKNFREEIEDRIKAKRTGRMGAMAAE; encoded by the coding sequence ATGCTGAAGGATCAGGACCGGATCTTTACCAACCTCTACGGGATGCACGACCGTACGCTCAAGGGCGCGCAGATGCGTGGCCATTGGGATGGCACAGCCGGAATCATCCAAAAGGGGCGCGACTGGATCGTGCAACAGATGAAGGACTCGGGCCTGCGCGGACGCGGCGGCGCGGGCTTTCCTACGGGTTTGAAATGGTCCTTCATGCCCAAGGAAAGCGACGGTCGCCCGGCCTATCTGGTTGTGAACGCAGATGAATCCGAGCCCGGTACATGTAAAGACCGCGAGATCATGCGCCATGATCCGCACACCCTGATCGAAGGCTGCCTGATCGCATCCTTCGCCATGAACGCGCACGCCTGCTATATCTACATTCGCGGCGAATACATCCGCGAGCGCGAGGCGCTGCAGGCCGCGATTGATGAGGCGTACGACGCGGGCCTTCTGGGCAAGAACGCCGCTGGCTCGGGCTGGGACTTTGATCTGTTCCTGCACCACGGAGCGGGTGCTTATATCTGCGGCGAAGAAACAGCGCTGATCGAAAGCCTTGAGGGCAAGAAGGGCATGCCCCGCATGAAACCGCCGTTCCCGGCGGGCGCGGGTCTGTACGGCTGCCCGACCACCGTGAACAACGTGGAATCCATTGCCGTCGTGCCCACGATCCTGCGCCGTGGCGCGGATTGGTTCAGCTCCTTCGGGCGTCCTAACAATGCGGGCACAAAGCTCTTTGGCATCTCGGGTCACGTCAACAACCCATGTGTCGTTGAAGAGGCGATGTCGATTTCCTTCGAGGAACTGATCGACAAGCACTGCGGCGGCATTCGCGGCGGTTGGGACAACCTCAAGGCCGTGATCCCCGGTGGCTCGTCCGTGCCTTGTGTCACTGGCGAGAATATGCGCGATGCGATCATGGATTTCGACGCGCTCAAGGAAAAGGGCTCGTCTCTGGGTACCGCCGCAGTCATCGTGATGGACAAGCAGACCGACATCATCAAGGCGATCTGGCGGCTGTCCAAGTTCTACAAACACGAAAGCTGTGGTCAGTGTACGCCTTGCCGCGAAGGCACCGGCTGGATGATGCGGGTGATGGATCGTCTGGTCAAAGGTGAGGCCGAGGTTGAAGAGATTGACATGCTGCTGAGCGTGACCAAACAGGTCGAAGGCCACACCATCTGTGCCCTTGGCGATGCAGCGGCCTGGCCGATCCAAGGGCTGATCAAGAACTTCCGTGAGGAGATCGAGGACCGGATCAAGGCCAAGCGCACCGGACGCATGGGGGCGATGGCAGCCGAGTAA
- the nuoG gene encoding NADH-quinone oxidoreductase subunit NuoG, whose product MSDLRKINIDGQELEVDGAMTLIQACEQAGVEVPRFCYHERLSIAGNCRMCLVEVVGGPPKPAASCAMQVRDLRPGPEGQAPVVKTNSPMVKKAREGVMEFMLINHPLDCPICDQGGECDLQDQAMAYGISATRFKEAKRAVDDLDLGPLVSTAMTRCISCTRCVRFTTEVAGITQMGQTGRGEDAEITSYLNETLVSNLQGNIIDLCPVGALTSKPYAFTARPWELTKTESIDVMDALGSNIRVDTKGREVMRFLPRNHDGVNEEWISDKTRFVWDGLRRQRLDRPYVRVDGKLKPASWPEALAAAAQAINGAEKLAGLVGDLASVEASFALKQLVEGKGGVVECRTDGAKLPTGNRGAYAGTAAIEDIDSAERILLIGTDPRNEAPVLNARIRKAWINGAEVALVGQAVDLTYDYAHMGDDRAALQKVVDMGGDDEIKSKRSLVIVGQGALQEADGAAVLAAAQAVAANTDSGLLILHTAAARVGAMDVDATNERGMDAVSEADVIYNLGADEVEIGAKEDGGAFVIYQGSHGDRGAHRADVILPGAAYTEENGLFVNTEGRPQLALRAGFAPGEAKENWAILRALSAETGEALPYDSLAQLRQALVAAVPHLARIDEVAENEVQAIEAGPLGKATFRTAVKDFYLTNPIARASQLMAELSAGAKARASEQIAAE is encoded by the coding sequence ATGTCTGACCTCCGCAAGATCAATATCGATGGGCAAGAGCTCGAAGTGGACGGCGCGATGACCCTGATCCAGGCCTGTGAGCAGGCCGGGGTCGAGGTGCCGCGTTTCTGTTATCACGAGCGTCTGTCCATCGCGGGCAACTGCCGCATGTGCCTGGTCGAGGTTGTGGGCGGCCCGCCCAAGCCTGCGGCATCCTGCGCGATGCAGGTGCGCGATTTGCGCCCCGGCCCCGAAGGTCAGGCGCCGGTCGTCAAGACCAACTCGCCCATGGTCAAGAAGGCCCGCGAAGGGGTGATGGAGTTCATGCTCATCAACCACCCGTTGGACTGCCCGATCTGCGACCAGGGTGGCGAATGCGACCTGCAGGATCAGGCGATGGCCTATGGCATTTCGGCAACCCGCTTCAAGGAAGCCAAGCGCGCGGTCGACGATCTGGATCTGGGTCCGCTGGTGTCCACCGCGATGACCCGCTGCATCAGCTGCACCCGCTGCGTGCGCTTCACGACCGAGGTCGCGGGCATCACCCAGATGGGCCAGACCGGTCGCGGCGAAGATGCCGAGATCACCAGCTATCTGAACGAAACGCTGGTGTCGAACCTGCAGGGCAACATCATCGATCTGTGCCCGGTCGGGGCGCTCACGTCGAAACCATACGCCTTTACCGCGCGCCCGTGGGAGCTGACCAAAACCGAAAGCATCGATGTGATGGACGCCCTTGGTTCGAACATCCGCGTCGACACAAAGGGGCGTGAAGTGATGCGGTTCCTGCCGCGCAACCATGACGGCGTGAACGAGGAATGGATCAGCGACAAGACCCGCTTTGTCTGGGACGGCCTGCGCCGCCAGCGTCTGGACCGGCCTTATGTGCGCGTCGATGGCAAACTGAAGCCCGCAAGCTGGCCCGAGGCTTTGGCCGCTGCGGCACAAGCGATCAACGGGGCCGAGAAACTGGCTGGTCTGGTTGGTGATCTAGCTTCGGTCGAGGCGTCATTTGCGCTGAAGCAACTGGTCGAGGGCAAAGGCGGTGTCGTCGAATGCCGTACCGACGGTGCAAAGCTGCCAACGGGCAACCGTGGTGCTTATGCCGGGACCGCCGCGATTGAGGATATCGACAGCGCCGAACGCATCCTGCTGATCGGTACCGACCCACGTAACGAGGCGCCGGTGCTGAACGCGCGTATTCGCAAAGCCTGGATCAACGGGGCGGAGGTCGCACTGGTCGGTCAGGCGGTCGATCTGACCTATGACTATGCCCACATGGGTGACGACCGCGCCGCGCTGCAAAAGGTTGTCGACATGGGCGGAGACGACGAGATCAAGAGCAAGCGCTCGCTGGTGATCGTAGGGCAGGGCGCCCTGCAAGAGGCCGACGGCGCCGCAGTTCTGGCAGCGGCCCAGGCTGTTGCGGCCAACACCGACAGCGGGTTGTTGATCCTGCACACCGCAGCCGCGCGTGTTGGCGCGATGGATGTGGACGCCACCAACGAACGCGGTATGGATGCGGTCAGTGAAGCAGACGTGATCTATAACCTGGGTGCCGACGAGGTCGAGATCGGAGCCAAAGAAGATGGGGGTGCCTTTGTCATCTATCAAGGCAGCCATGGCGACCGTGGCGCACACCGTGCAGATGTGATCCTGCCGGGTGCCGCCTATACCGAGGAAAACGGGCTGTTCGTGAACACCGAAGGCCGCCCGCAGCTGGCCCTGCGCGCCGGGTTTGCACCGGGTGAGGCCAAGGAAAACTGGGCCATCCTGCGTGCTTTGAGCGCGGAAACCGGTGAAGCCCTGCCGTACGACAGCCTGGCACAATTGCGTCAGGCGCTGGTTGCAGCCGTGCCGCATCTGGCCCGGATCGACGAAGTTGCCGAAAACGAGGTGCAGGCGATTGAGGCAGGCCCACTTGGCAAGGCGACGTTCCGCACTGCGGTCAAGGATTTCTACCTGACCAACCCGATTGCCCGCGCATCCCAGCTGATGGCTGAACTGTCAGCAGGGGCCAAGGCTCGCGCGTCGGAGCAGATTGCAGCAGAATGA
- the nuoH gene encoding NADH-quinone oxidoreductase subunit NuoH, translating into MAEFFNTPGGIAVIILAQVLAVVAFVMISLLFLVYGDRKIWAAVQMRRGPNVVGVYGLLQSVADALKYVVKEVVIPAGADRTVFILAPLTSFVLAMIAWAVIPFNDGWVLSDINVAILYVFAVSSLEVYGVIMGGWASNSKYPFLGSLRSAAQMISYEVSIGLIIIGVILSTGSMNFGDIVRAQDGNLGLFNWYWLPHFPMVFLFFISALAETNRPPFDLPEAESELVAGYQVEYSATPFLLFMAGEYIAIFLMCALTTLLFFGGWLSPIPGLPDGVLWMVAKMAFFFFLFAMVKAITPRYRYDQLMRLGWKVFLPFSLAWVVFVAFAAKFDWFWGAFARWSVGG; encoded by the coding sequence ATGGCTGAATTCTTTAACACCCCAGGCGGCATCGCCGTGATCATCCTGGCGCAAGTGCTTGCAGTTGTTGCCTTTGTGATGATCTCGCTGCTCTTTCTGGTTTACGGCGACCGCAAGATCTGGGCCGCGGTTCAGATGCGTCGGGGCCCCAACGTCGTGGGCGTCTATGGCCTGCTGCAATCGGTGGCGGACGCGCTGAAATATGTGGTCAAAGAGGTGGTGATCCCTGCGGGCGCCGACCGCACCGTGTTCATCCTGGCGCCGCTGACCTCGTTTGTTCTGGCGATGATCGCCTGGGCGGTGATCCCGTTCAACGATGGCTGGGTTCTGTCCGACATCAACGTCGCGATCCTCTATGTCTTCGCCGTCTCCTCGCTCGAGGTTTATGGCGTGATCATGGGCGGTTGGGCCTCGAACTCGAAATACCCATTCCTGGGATCGCTGCGGTCAGCCGCGCAGATGATCTCGTACGAGGTATCGATCGGCCTCATCATCATCGGTGTGATCCTGTCGACCGGGTCGATGAACTTTGGTGACATCGTGCGCGCGCAGGACGGCAATCTGGGTCTGTTCAACTGGTACTGGCTGCCGCATTTCCCGATGGTCTTCCTGTTCTTCATCTCGGCCCTGGCTGAAACCAACCGACCCCCATTCGACCTTCCCGAAGCGGAATCGGAGCTGGTGGCCGGTTATCAGGTGGAATATTCGGCCACACCCTTCCTGCTGTTCATGGCTGGTGAATACATCGCCATCTTCCTGATGTGCGCGCTGACCACGCTGCTGTTCTTTGGCGGTTGGCTGTCGCCGATCCCGGGTCTGCCGGACGGCGTGCTTTGGATGGTCGCCAAGATGGCGTTCTTCTTCTTCCTGTTTGCGATGGTCAAGGCGATCACGCCGCGCTACCGCTATGACCAGCTGATGCGCCTGGGGTGGAAAGTGTTCCTGCCGTTCTCGCTGGCATGGGTGGTCTTCGTGGCCTTTGCTGCAAAATTCGACTGGTTCTGGGGGGCATTCGCCCGCTGGAGCGTAGGGGGCTGA
- the nuoI gene encoding NADH-quinone oxidoreductase subunit NuoI — protein sequence MANIDYTRAAKYFLLQDFWVGMKLGLKYFFAPKATINYPHEKGPLSPRFRGEHALRRYPNGEERCIACKLCEAICPAQAITIDAEPREDGSRRTTRYDIDMTKCIYCGFCQEACPVDAIVEGPNFEFATETREELFYDKDKLLANGERWEAEIARNLEMDAPYR from the coding sequence ATGGCAAACATCGACTATACCCGCGCCGCCAAATATTTCCTGCTACAGGATTTCTGGGTCGGCATGAAATTGGGGCTGAAGTATTTCTTCGCCCCCAAGGCAACGATCAACTACCCGCATGAAAAGGGGCCATTGTCCCCGCGGTTCCGGGGGGAACACGCACTGCGCCGCTATCCAAATGGCGAAGAGCGTTGCATCGCCTGCAAACTGTGCGAGGCGATCTGCCCGGCACAGGCGATCACCATCGACGCCGAACCCCGCGAAGACGGCAGCCGTCGCACCACGCGCTATGACATCGACATGACCAAATGCATCTACTGCGGCTTCTGCCAGGAAGCTTGCCCAGTGGACGCCATCGTCGAGGGGCCGAATTTCGAATTCGCTACTGAGACCCGCGAAGAGTTGTTCTATGACAAGGACAAGCTGCTGGCGAACGGCGAGCGGTGGGAAGCCGAAATTGCCCGCAATCTGGAAATGGATGCGCCCTACCGATGA